The Anastrepha ludens isolate Willacy chromosome 2, idAnaLude1.1, whole genome shotgun sequence genome contains a region encoding:
- the LOC128870588 gene encoding RAB6A-GEF complex partner protein 2 isoform X1, with amino-acid sequence MIEIKAKLVRADSAIYATGERVECLIEFTHSSMIGDDNRYICSDDFVQFTIYFKNICLSFIQNSRVENLAWASAQLHCYRKTHYNVTTGDKVNELAELVGKTALDAVTQASGDIIIATKPKILFCDLKLLPGETKIYFFNEILPRNGPPTYRGHDIKYFYKITIATQRVKSKVQMLTVPIRVLPIPIFAGPDEMHCTEETNDELAPTNPFLEKREISELEISWHHLKNVTARRAPKYYRISNKRGFVGRFCLFKSSYKIGEDIVGSLDFSDCKVRCVQFSVKLQSQEINLKSIANQVGGDFNDASSINSLDLASIASGTAVDNLHKSKTSGSTRNAEVDEPIGKVSTFATIHQVCYAMTKTSVIIPIPLHVTPSFHTDLVELRWRLHFEFVTSIMMNFGTPNPTEGELKAPAEIPVETMVWNLPITAIYAANPLQIYSPSQTHNIFIK; translated from the exons ATGAttgagataaaagcaaagttagtACGCGCTGATTCGGCAATATATGCCACAGGGGAACGAGTAGAATGTCTCATTGAATTTACACACAGTAGCATGATTGGTGACGATAACAGGTATATTTGCTCTGACGATTTCGTCCAATTtactatatattttaaaaatatatgtcttTCGTTTATACAAAACAGTCGGGTGGAGAATTTAGCTTGGGCTTCTGCACAGTTGCACTGTTATCGCAAAACTCACTACAATGTTACCACTGGCGACAAAGTAAATGAATTGGCGGAACTAGTAGGAAAAACGGCATTGGATGCTGTAACACAAGCGAGTGGGGACATTATAATCGCTACAAAGCCTAAGATTTTATTCTGTGATTTAAAATTGTTGCCCGgggaaacaaaaatat ATttctttaatgaaattttacctCGTAACGGGCCACCAACATATCGAGGGCATGATATTAAGTATTTCTACAAGATTACAATAGCCACGCAACGAGTGAAATCCAAGGTGCAAATGCTTACAGTGCCTATACGTGTTTTACCTATTCCAATTTTTGCGGGCCCAGATGAGATGCATTGTACAGAAGAAACAAATGATGAACTAGCGCCCACAAACCCTTTTTTAGAAAAACGGGAAATTTCAGAATTGGAGATATCATGGCATCACCTTAAG AACGTAACCGCCCGTCGTGCACCTAAATATTACCGTATTTCTAACAAGCGTGGATTTGTGGGCCGCTTTTGCTTGTTTAAGTCCTCTTACAAAATTGGCGAAGACATTGTTGGCAGTCTGGATTTTAGTGACTGTAAAGTACGTTGTGTACAATTTTCAGTGAAGCTCCAATCACaagaaataaatctaaaaagcaTCGCCAATCAGGTAGGCGGGGACTTTAACGATGCTTCGTCAATAAATTCACTCGACTTGGCAAGTATTGCAAGCGGTACAGCAGTCGATAATCTACATAAATCGAAAACATCCGGTAGTACACGCAATGCAGAAGTAGATGAGCCTATAGGAAAAGTGAGCACATTTGCCACGATACACCAGGTCTGCTATGCCATGACGAAGACCTCTGTGATCATACCCATTCCATTACATGTGACACCGTCATTTCACACCGATTTAGTTGAATTACGCTGGCGACTACACTTTGAATTCGTCACAAGCATAATGATGAACTTTGGCACGCCTAATCCAACAGAAGGAGAACTTAAAGCTCCCGCAGAAATACCTGTCGAAACGATGGTGTGGAATCTGCCAATTACGGCAATATACGCTGCTAATCCTCTTCAAATATATTCCCCAAGTCAAActcataatatatttattaagtaA
- the LOC128870599 gene encoding RNA transcription, translation and transport factor protein yields MIKLKLEALEHPAPSSVDINDRKVFASTILWLEDQKIRQYKIEDREDLRLVDQLDIWEQAYDNYKTDLCMPQFCTPLEEITWLLGYAIRLEFLDSPENYKAINSIEVSKQQNKSVTPSIKAENFFDNMDFNHKDFIAGIRSMANKLKVPHHPNHLVQLEAIARIVHERLSPSAKNRQAITGTPFPFEKGNDVVVTDDSALDYPVRILRLLQIQSLRQLQTKINEAIVAVQDLTANPKTDTKLGKVGR; encoded by the exons atgataAAGTTGAAATTAGAAGCACTAGAACATCCAGCTCCCAGCAGTGTAGATATTAATG ATCGTAAAGTGTTTGCTAGCACTATCCTCTGGTTGGAAGACCAAAAAATACGCCAATATAAAATAGAAGACCGTGAAGATCTCCGATTGGTCGACCAGCTTGATATATGGGAACAAGCTTACGACAATTACAAAACTGATCTTTGTATGCCACAATTCTGTACGCCACTCGAAGAAATAACATGGTTGCTTGGTTACGCTATACGTCTGGAATTCTTGGATTCTCCCGAGAATTACAAAGCTATTAACTCAATCGAAGTGAGCaagcaacaaaataaatctgttaCCCCCAGCATAAAAGCAGAAAATTTCTTCGACAATATGGATT ttaaCCATAAAGACTTTATAGCCGGTATACGTTCAATGGCCAACAAGCTCAAAGTACCGCACCATCCAAACCATCTTGTACAATTAGAAGCCATTGCACGTATTGTACATGAAAGACTTTCCCCTTCCGCTAAAAATCGCCAGGCGATAACTGGAACACCCTTTCCTTTTGAAAAAGGTAATGATGTGGTGGTGACGGATGACTCTGCTTTGGATTACCCTGTACGTATTTTACGATTATTACAAATACAAAGTTTAAGGCAGTTGCAAACGAAAATCAATGAAGCAATTGTAGCTGTGCAAGACTTGACTGCGAATCCCAAAACCGATACTAAGCTCGGAAAAGTGGGCCGATAA
- the LOC128870588 gene encoding RAB6A-GEF complex partner protein 2 isoform X2: protein MIEIKAKLVRADSAIYATGERVECLIEFTHSSMIGDDNSRVENLAWASAQLHCYRKTHYNVTTGDKVNELAELVGKTALDAVTQASGDIIIATKPKILFCDLKLLPGETKIYFFNEILPRNGPPTYRGHDIKYFYKITIATQRVKSKVQMLTVPIRVLPIPIFAGPDEMHCTEETNDELAPTNPFLEKREISELEISWHHLKNVTARRAPKYYRISNKRGFVGRFCLFKSSYKIGEDIVGSLDFSDCKVRCVQFSVKLQSQEINLKSIANQVGGDFNDASSINSLDLASIASGTAVDNLHKSKTSGSTRNAEVDEPIGKVSTFATIHQVCYAMTKTSVIIPIPLHVTPSFHTDLVELRWRLHFEFVTSIMMNFGTPNPTEGELKAPAEIPVETMVWNLPITAIYAANPLQIYSPSQTHNIFIK, encoded by the exons ATGAttgagataaaagcaaagttagtACGCGCTGATTCGGCAATATATGCCACAGGGGAACGAGTAGAATGTCTCATTGAATTTACACACAGTAGCATGATTGGTGACGATAACAG TCGGGTGGAGAATTTAGCTTGGGCTTCTGCACAGTTGCACTGTTATCGCAAAACTCACTACAATGTTACCACTGGCGACAAAGTAAATGAATTGGCGGAACTAGTAGGAAAAACGGCATTGGATGCTGTAACACAAGCGAGTGGGGACATTATAATCGCTACAAAGCCTAAGATTTTATTCTGTGATTTAAAATTGTTGCCCGgggaaacaaaaatat ATttctttaatgaaattttacctCGTAACGGGCCACCAACATATCGAGGGCATGATATTAAGTATTTCTACAAGATTACAATAGCCACGCAACGAGTGAAATCCAAGGTGCAAATGCTTACAGTGCCTATACGTGTTTTACCTATTCCAATTTTTGCGGGCCCAGATGAGATGCATTGTACAGAAGAAACAAATGATGAACTAGCGCCCACAAACCCTTTTTTAGAAAAACGGGAAATTTCAGAATTGGAGATATCATGGCATCACCTTAAG AACGTAACCGCCCGTCGTGCACCTAAATATTACCGTATTTCTAACAAGCGTGGATTTGTGGGCCGCTTTTGCTTGTTTAAGTCCTCTTACAAAATTGGCGAAGACATTGTTGGCAGTCTGGATTTTAGTGACTGTAAAGTACGTTGTGTACAATTTTCAGTGAAGCTCCAATCACaagaaataaatctaaaaagcaTCGCCAATCAGGTAGGCGGGGACTTTAACGATGCTTCGTCAATAAATTCACTCGACTTGGCAAGTATTGCAAGCGGTACAGCAGTCGATAATCTACATAAATCGAAAACATCCGGTAGTACACGCAATGCAGAAGTAGATGAGCCTATAGGAAAAGTGAGCACATTTGCCACGATACACCAGGTCTGCTATGCCATGACGAAGACCTCTGTGATCATACCCATTCCATTACATGTGACACCGTCATTTCACACCGATTTAGTTGAATTACGCTGGCGACTACACTTTGAATTCGTCACAAGCATAATGATGAACTTTGGCACGCCTAATCCAACAGAAGGAGAACTTAAAGCTCCCGCAGAAATACCTGTCGAAACGATGGTGTGGAATCTGCCAATTACGGCAATATACGCTGCTAATCCTCTTCAAATATATTCCCCAAGTCAAActcataatatatttattaagtaA